The window TTCATTCACTGGAACGGAACATATCACTTATTTTATCAATGGATGCCATTTAAAACTGGTCATGGCGCAAAGTTTTGGGGTCACTACACATCAACAGACCTTGTCCAATGGACACACGAAAAAATTGCCCTAGCACCGAGTGACTGGTTTGATAAAAATGGCTGTTATTCAGGATGCGCCATTTCCCATCAAGGTGAACTACTCCTTTTTTACACAGGAAATGTAAAAGATGAAGAAGGAAACCGTGAAACCTACCAATGCCTTGCCGTATCTAAGGATGGCATCCGTTTTGAAAAAAAAGGGCCAGTAGTCCAGTTACCTACTGAAGCATATACCGCACACTTCCGCGACCCGAAAGTATGGAAACATGATGATAAGTGGTATATGGTTGTTGGTGCACAAAGTCATGAACTAGAAGGAAAAGTTGCGCTTTTAAAATCCGAAAACGGAACAGATTGGCAACATGTGGGAGCAATTGCTGGGTCTAATTTGAACGGATTAGGAGAATTTGGCTACATGTGGGAATGCCCTGATTTGTTTCACCTTGATGACAAGGATGTATTAATTGTCTCTCCACAAGGGTTAAAGCCAGAAGGCTATAAGTATCAAAATGTGTTTCAAGCCGGATATTTCCTAGGGAAATTAGAATATCAAGAGGCAAACTTTGAACATGGAGAGTTTGTAGAACTCGATAGAGGCTTTGAATTTTACGCGCCACAAACAACGTTAGATGAAAATGGACGCAGATTGCTGATCGGATGGATGGGTGTACCGGAACAACAAGAAGATAAACATCCAACAATAGAAAACCGCTGGATTCACTGCATGACCTTGCCAAGAGAATTAAAAATGGTAAACGATAAGCTCATTCAACAACCAGTAGAAGAGTTAGCTCTTTTACGAAAGTCAAAGCTTGAACTCCAAAATGTTTACGCAGTAGACGAAATGCTAGAGTTAGATGGTATGAGTGGAGATAGTTATGAGTTATTTGTTGAATTACTAGAGAATGACTACTCCTTTTTGGAAATAAACGTAAGAGATAACGTGAGACTTATCTATAATAGAGAAGAAAAACGCTTTTCCATGGAGAGGGTTAACTTCGTGACATCTCAAACAGAAATTCGTAGTTGCTCTTTAGAAGAATTGTCTTTGTTAACTATATATTTAGACACATCATCCATAGAAGTATTTGTGAATGGTGGGGAAGAAGTGTTTACAGCCCGTATGTTCCCGTTTGAAAGCAACCGTGCTATAAAGGTTGGTGCAAAAGGAAAACTAAAAATGAATGTCATAAAATGGGACATATAACCTAATACTAACGAGAAGGAGAAATCCTTCTCTTTTTTATTTTGCGGTAAAAGTGAATCAATTTCATTATTAGGGTCGTGTAATGAAAAACGAATATTTTAGTTGAGTGAGTTTCATAATGTACAATTACTAAACGAAAAACGAATATTAAACCTATTCTTTCATATAATTTACGTATTATATTGAACGTTATTTAATTATAATAAACGGAACATTCGTTACGCTTATTACTTATTTGTTCATTTTGAAAATAAGTAAAACAGCCTCCTCCAATAAGGAGAAGGCCTGAAGTCATGATTATAGTAGTAAGAAAGCTAGAGAAATGATAGCTCCACTTACAAATAGTAAAATAACACAGAAGCCCATGATGTCTTTCGCCTTGAGTCCCGCAATGGCAAGTGCCGGCAACGCCCAGAACGGTTGGATTAAGTTCGTCCAAGCATCGCCCCATGATACAGCAAGAGCCGTTTTTGCAATAGATACGTCCATTGCTTTTGCAGCTTCTAGCATAACTGGAGCTTGGACAGCCCACTGGCCGCCTCCAGATGGTACGAAGAAGTTAACAATACCAGCGCTTAAGAATGCGAAAAAGTGGAATGTATGCTCATTAGAAATGCTAACGAACGCTTCTGACATAACCGCCGCTAAGCCTGATGCTGTCATCATTCCCATAATACCAGCATAGAACGGGAACTGAATGATGATACCACTTGCACCTTTCACCGCATTCATTACTGATTCTAAGAAGTTTTTAGGAGTCCAGTGGAACAGGATTCCTAAGAATAAGAATAGGAAATTAACGATATTTAAATTTAAACTAAAGCCATTGTTTGCAAAATAATAGAATAAAAAGGCTAACCCCATAACAGATACAGTTAGTGATAAAATATAACTGTTTTCTAGACGTTCAGCTGGTGTCATATTTGCCTTTTCGATTGTTGCTGCTTGTAAGTTAGATGCTTCTTCTAATAATGTACGGTCAACAGAAACTGTATCTTCTTTTGAAGGCATTAAAAGTCTGTTCATTAAAGGTAATACTAAAAACAAAGCAGCTAAAAGAATTAAGTTAAATGTAGAGAAAATAGTTTCGGAAGTAGAAATGACCCCAATTAGATCTTGAGAAAAATGTCCTTCTGTTGCAATTGTTAACGGTATGGAACCAGAGAATCCACCATGCCACACAATAAATCCGCTGTAAGCGCTTGCAATTAGTAGGCGATAATCTACGTTTTCCACCTTTTTCGCAAGCTCTTTTGCAAAAAGTGCCCCAATAACTAATCCGAATCCCCAGTTAATCCAACTAGCAATTAACGAAACAACTGTTACGATAACGATAGCAGATCCTGGTGATTTTGCAGTAGAAGCAAGTGCTCCTAGAAATTTTTTGAATACAGGACTACTTGCTAAAACATAACCTGTAACAAGTACAAGTACCATTTGCATCGAGAATGCGAGCAATCCCCAAAAGCCATCTCCCCAATGCTTTACCATGTCAACTGGTCCACTGCTTGTGAAAATTAGACCTAATCCAAATACAACAAAAGTAAGGATAATAACAAATAAAAATGGATCAGGTAAATAACGTTGCATTAGCCGATTGAAAAAAGAAATTATTGGCTTCATACTTTTTCTTCCTCCCCCATATAAGTTTGTATACAAATGTAGTAGTTCTACAATATTCAGTATATTCCTTCTATTATGGATATTTGTCCTATTTTTTTAAAAAAGTTGAGATAATTGTAGAATTACTAAATTTTGTTCTGAATTCTAAAAAGGATAGATAGAGAGTAGAAAAGTACCGATAGACCTGCAAAAAGTATAGATAAGCGCCTGAAAAGTGCCCATAGGACGGAGAAAAGTACCGATAGCACTCTCATACATAAAAAAAACCTACTCAATTTAATAAGTAGGTTCTTCCCAATCTTCCTATTTCGCTCGTTTCTGCTCTTTGCGCTCTTTATTCAACGCCTTCACTAAAGAATGACAAATCCCAAGTAATATAACAGTAAAAGGCAACGCAGCAACTAAGGAAGCTGTCTGTAATCCTTCTAATCCACTCGACAACAATAGAACAGCCGCAATAGAAGCCATTAAAGTCCCCCAAATGACACGTAAAAATAATGGTGGATTCATACTACCATTCGACGTCATCGTTCCTAAAATAAACGTCGCGGAGTCCGCAGAAGTAATTAAGAACGTAAGAATCAATAAGATAGAAAGTAATGATAGAATAAAAGTAAATGGCAGTTGTGCAAAGGTAGTAAACAATGCCGATGTAATATCATTATTTACCGTTGTGGCAATATCTGTCCCACCAAATAGATCAAAGTGTAAAGCTGTTCCTCCAAATACTGCAATCCAGAACAGTGCAATTAATGGGGGAACAATTAACACGCCAAGGACAAATTCCCGAATCGTTCTTCCTCTAGAAACTCGAGCAATAAATGCACCAACAAAAGGTGACCAAGCAATGGCCCAAGCCCAATAGAAAATCGTCCAGTCACGTACCCACGTTCCACCTTTGTATGGTGTTAATCGTAAGCTTGTATTAAAGAAATTAGAAATATAATCCCCAATACCAAGCGTAAACGTATTTAAAATAAACACAGTCGGCCCCATAATAAATACAAAAGCCGTCAATAAAATAGCAAGAGCTAAGTTTAAGTTACTCAAATATTTAATTCCGCGATTTAATCCAGTACTCGTCGAACTTAAATACAAAAGTAAAAGAACAAATATGATAATAAGTTGAACGATTGCATTATTTGGAATGCCGAAAACAACATTTAACCCACCGTTAATTTGTAAAATCCCAAGTCCTAATGAAGTAGCGACTCCCATCACTGTAGCGATAACCGCTAAAATATCAATAGGCTTTTTTATGTATTCACGATCCCCAATGACTGGCTTAAGTGTTGTGGAGATAAGTCCATCTTCTTTTTTTCTAAACTGAAAATAACCGATTGCAAGTCCAACGACTGTAAAGACGGACCATTGACTTACTCCCCAATGAAAAAAGGAATAGTGCATCGCAGTACGAGCCGCAACATCAGTTAAAGGCTCTACCGTATCACGTGGTGGTGTAAAATAGTGGCTCATTGGCTCTGCAATTCCCCAAAAAACAAGACCAACACCAAATCCTGCACTAAAGAGCATCCCTATCCAAGTGAAAAAAGGAAACTCTGGTCGATCTTCATCTCTTCCTAAGCGAATCCTTCCGTAACGAGTAAACGCTAAAATAAGACAAAATAACACAAAGAATAAAACGGCTAACAAGTAAAACCAACCGAAAGCATATGTAGTAAAATCCAGCGCGCGCCCCGATATCTCTCCAAATGCGTTTGGCGCCAATGCTCCTATTAACACTAAAATGGCAACAATGGTCGCCGAAACCCAAAAAACAATTCCTAAATTTTTCAAATTCATATGTAATCCCCCATAAAGTCTATTCCAAGAAGTTAGTTGGAACGTTGTACTCCTATTTTACCATTTTGCACCCAAAATATAAAAAGATACCAAATATGCTGCCAGCGGGGCGAAAAACTAGTCAATGTAGTGGGTCCTTTGTTTTAATAGAGATATAAAAGATGTTGGAGGGAGTTATGTTTCATGAATGAAGTAATTAATACGTTATTAGCTCATCGATCTATAAGGAAATTTGAAGATAAACAGCTAACAAAGGAACAAATTGAAACCATTGTAAAAAGTGCTCAAGCAGCATCCACTTCTAGTTTTATACAAGCTTATTCTATTATCGGAGTGTCGAACAAAGAAAAGAAACAAGAACTAGCAGAACTAGCTGGTAATCAGTCTTATGTAGAAAATAGCGGTCACTTCTTTGTTTTCTGCGCAGATTTACATCGACATGATGTGATTGCGGAAATGGAAGGAGTAGATTTAAGCGAATCGTTAGAGAGCACAGAGAAATATATGGTGTCACTTATTGACGCATCACTCGCAGCACAAAATGCGGCAATAGCAGCAGAATCAATGGGATTAGGTATTTGTTATATAGGAGGATTACGTAACAATTTAGAAAAGGTATGTGAAGTGTTGCAAACTCCAAATAGAGTTATTCCGTTATTCGGTTTAACAGTAGGTTACCCAGCGCAAGATCCAGGCGTGAAACCACGTTTACCAGTTTCAAACGTTTACCATGAAGAAACATACGAACCAAATAATGAACAATTTAAAGAACAGTTAGAAGCATATAACAAAGAAATTTCTCAATATTATTACGAGAGAACAAATGGAATGCGCAACGACAAATGGACTGCTCAAATGGCTTCGATGTTAGAAAGTCCGAAACGCATGTATATGAAAGAGTTTGTAGAGAAGAAAGGGTTTAATAAGAAATAGGAATATAGATGAAGTTCAATTAGCTCAAGAAAAAAGAAGAAAATGAACTTGATAAGGCCGACGAAGTTCATTTAGCTCGAGAAAAAAGAAGAAAATGAACTTGATAAGGCCGATGAAGTTCATTTTGCTCAAGAATAAAGAAAAAAATGAACTTCATAAGGCGAATGAAGTTCATTTTGGCTATGAAAACTATTCCCTATCAGCTTTTTTCTCCAAAAGCTCCTTCAACGTTCGTAAGTGTTCTCCATCTTCTTTTTGTAAAATCTTTCGTATCACGGGCTTTGACAATAACATGCGCAGGCCACTTGTTTTAATTTTACCTTCAAATGAGACTTTTGTTGTGTTATCCAACGTTGGGCGGAAATAATAATGGTACGTAACCGTTAATCCATTGGAGTCGCTTTTTACACCATAACGATTCGGTGCATCTAATTCTATTACTTCTATAACAGCCGTTGCTTCCTTACCACGAATATTTCGCGTTTCTTCAAACTTACTGCCAACTTGTAGAGGGCCTTCTGTTAATAAGGTTACCTTCGTTACATTACTCATCACTTCTAGAGAGTTTTCTATATGGGTGAAAAAAGAAAATACTTCTTCTATCGGCTTATTGATTTCAACTGTATCTTGCAAGTCGGCCATTTACATTTCTCCTTTATTCCGATGTTACACTAGCATATCTTCCCATTTTCAATTGCTTAATTACATCTTCTTTTAAAGCTTCTTGAACGGCAGGAAGTGTTAGTTGACTTGAACATATCGTAACATATTGAGTAGGAGAAATCTTCTCTTCTTTTAACAACTTATCCAATGTCGGGGAACGAAAATCTTCAACAGATAAATACGCCAAAAACAACGGCGCCTCCTCTGCCGTGTCGTGTAAAAATATTCGTACTCCTTTTAAGCATGGAAGTAAAATGCCTTTAAATTCTAATTCAATTTCTAGTCTTTCTATTTCAGCTTGTTGTAAGGCAGGTATTAAACTAGGCCTTGTAAAGAAAAAAACAATTTGTTCAAATGTATAAGGAAAATTATTTTCCACCCTTAAGCGTTTAAAGAGAAAGCGAGAATATACACGTAAGTAATTCTTATAAAATGGTATAGAAAGAAAAAAGAGAAAGGCTGAAAATACAATAAAAGTTAGAAAATAAATAATAGTATCCAACCTAATCACTCTCCTTTAAATACAACAGTTCGGTTTTTGCCATTATTTTTAGCTGCATACAAAGCTTCATCTGCAGCACTTATTAATGCATCTTTTGATAGAGTAGAGAGGTCTTCCGTACAAGCGGCACCAATGCTAATGGTTAGCATACCGAGCGGCTGATGTTGCCCTTCAGGAAATCTAGTCGTTGTCACTGCATGACGAATTTTTTCTGCTAACTCATACGCAGCTTCTGCGTTACTCTTAGGCATGACAATAGATAGTTCTTCTCCGCCAAATCTGTAAATAGAGTGGCCTTTTCCAACAGTTGTTTGCAACAAATTAGCGAGCTGAATTAACACTTCATTCCCTAGTAAATGACCATTTCTGTCATTAAAATGTTTGAAAAAATCGATGTCAATCATAATGAGGCTAACTGGCCAACTCACTTGTTCATCTTGAAATAAAAGGCGTAACGTCTGCTGCAACGAACGTTGGTTATACAACCCTGTTAACCCATCTCGTTTTGCGAGTTGTTCCATTTTTTCATACATCGTCGCTTGTTCAATGCCAACAGCTGCTTGGTTAGCAAATGGAAGCACACCTTCTAAATCTTCTAACGTAATTGGCTTCTTGTTTACAACATTATCAATCACAACTATTCCTATTTCATTTCCTTTATGAATGAGTGGAACAATCGCATATTCTTCCATTTGAAAAAGCAGTTTCATCTGTTGTTGAAAATCGTCTTCTACATGGTTCTCCGTAATAATACTAGGAGTTCTTGTTTTCATCGCTTTATAGGCAGAAGAATGTTGATTGTTCAAAGGAATAACCAAAGACTGCACGATATCATTGAGCTCTAAGTCAGTATGAGTCTCATTATTATTAATTTCTATTAGATCGGTTAACTGATATTTTTTCGCGGCAATATTTTCCCATATATGAAAGCCTTCTTCTGCCGTGCGCGGCCCAACAGCCATACGCCCATATAGAACATCGTCCTCATTCACTTTTAAAAAAATGATGGCACGGTTAAAACCTAGTCCGTGACCAGCCGTTAACGCAGTTAAAATCGTTAAAAGTTGTTTATCTAGCGAAGATGTTTGCTGCATCATCGTACCGATTTCTCTGTAAACATGAAGCTGTTTGGACTGTTTCATCAGTTGCGATATCCAGTTTTCGTTCAAATCTTTGCTCTGCTTTATTCTTCTAAAAAGCAAGTAAGTTAAAAATAAAATAGATATGTATATAATAAATAGTTCTATTAGATGAGAAGTTGGTAGACCATAGTTATATCCAAGTAATAAACCTACAATGATACTTACTAAGGCTCCTATTATATGAAAATAAAAAGCCATACTTAACACGATTAGGATATATACACTTAGCACCGCATAAGGAGGAATATCTAAAAAGTAAGTTGGAACTAAAAGAAATAATAAAAAGCCACTATTTATTAATAATTTTTGATATATTCTTGGTAAAAAGTGACGAAACATGTTAAAAAGGCTAGCAAGTGTGATAGCTGAGAGTAAGAGTACGAATAGCTCCATAATTTCCGTTCTCCTTTTTCATGATAAGTTCAATATAACAGAAAATTATAAAAGATAATACACCTATTAGGGCATTTGGACTAATTTATCGACAAGGACTCGAATAGGTATATTTACTCATCTGAATTTACATACCCATCATAATTAAAAATAAAACAAAAAAACTTAGAGCAGAATGGCTCTAAGTTTTTTAATGAATGAAAAGATTATTTTGCTTCTAAACGACGAATACGCTCATCTAGATCAGGGTGAGAAGAGAAAAGTGAACCTTTCTTTTTCCCTGAAATCTTTAATGTCGCAACAGCAGTATCTTTTTCATCTGTAATACGGTTCGTGTATTGTTTTAAAGAGCGTAATGCGTGAACCATTTTGTCTTTACCAGCTAAGTCAGCGCCACCACGGTCCGCATGGAACTCACGGTAACGAGAGTAAGCCATAACGACGATGCTTCCAAGAATAGAGAAAGCAATTTGGAATACGATTACCGCAATAAAGTGAACAATTGGTGCTAAGTCTTCACGTGCGAAACGAGAAACAGCCCATGCAGCAATACGTGCTAAGAACACAACGAATGTATTTACAACACCTTGTAAAAGTGTCATCGTTACCATGTCGCCATTTGCAATATGTGCTACCTCATGCGCGATAACACCTTCTACAGCAGCTTCATCCATCTCATCTAAAAGACCAGAAGACACCGCAACTAATGAACGGTTTTTAGAAGGACCAGTTGCAAATGCATTTACTTCTGGGGAATGATAGATTCCAACCTCAGGCATACGAGTAATACCAGCAGCACGACTCATACGGTGAACCATGTCTACGATTTTACGCTCACGTGGAGAAAGCGATCCATCTGGATTTAAAACTTGTACGTTCATCATTTTCTTCGCCATCCAGCGAGACATCAATAGTGACATGAACGCACCAGTGAAACCAATCACGGCACTAAAAATCAATAAAGTTACTAAATCAATTCCGCCATCAGCAGTGCGGTAGCTACCTACACCAAGGATGGAAAGGACAATACCGATGGTTACAAGAACCATGATATTTGTTAATAGGAATAAAAATACACGTTTACCCATAATTCTCCTCCTGATAATATACTGTATAATAGTTTATGAGTTCATATGAACCTGTTTTCTATCTAGACCTAATTATAGATGCAAATCAGAAATTTTTCAATAAAACAACTTTACCTTTATTTGACGAATTGTGTTAGTGGACTTACTATTATAGACAAGTAAGGGTGATTTTCGTCTCAAAGTGTAGGTAGGCAGGGAGAAAAAAGGCAAATCGAAACTCAACCGACGAAAGCGGTCGATCTTATCGGCGAAAATCGCGTGTTAATCGGCGGAAATGTCGAACTTATCGGCGAAAATCGCGACTCAATCGGCGAAAGTGACTATTCTATCGGCGAATAGAGCAAGCCAATCAGCGAAAACACGGTTTAATCGGCGAAAAAAACAGTTTATCGGCTACACCGAGTAATTGTATACCAAATTCTACACAAAATGAAATTACGAACCTAAGAGGGTGTCTGAATATGCGACAAGGCTGGACACGTTTACAGTTAGCCAACCTACTAAAGGTTGTTATAGAAAAGAATAACGAAGAAGTACTCAGGGTCATCCAATCCATTGGGACAGTCTCTACAGACCTGCAACAAAAGCTTATCAATTGCCTTGAAAACAACAAACTTGGTTTCTCTATGAACGACATAGCTACACTAGGAAACCAGCTCGAATGTACGACCATTTCGGAAACGGCCTTAAAAAATTGGGTAAAGCGCGAAATGAAAGAGTTCATTGGCTCTCCTGAGGTCGGAAAAAAATACTCGATACAACAAGCAGCATTGCTTTACATAGTGAAAGACTTAAAGACAATCCTCGACTTTGAAGCCATCCGCCCCGTGTTACGGTTAGTTTTTAACAATCCAAAGGATCGAAAAGACGACCTGATTAGTCCAGTTAAGTATTTACTTGCGTACTCTAACCTCTATGAAGAACTTGTACGAAAAGGGGAAATACTAACCGAGGACTATATCGCTAATGAAGTGAAGGAATATATGAAAATGTACGAACACCTATCGGAAAAACAACAATCCAACATGGAAAGTGCCTTAATGGTTTCGATCCTTTCCGTTCGTGCAGCCTATATAAAAGCCATTGCGATGAACTATGTTCAAGAAGCTCCCAAATAACAAGTATAGAAGTGTACCGAAAACAAAGACTAAAGTGTAAGCGTTTTACATGTGAAATGTTCGCAATCTCCTAGCCATAATGCTATTTTCTAATCAAATAAAATGGTATAATAGCACAGGATTTTATAGTTTTTGGCTGTGTTAAAGCTTAGTGTTGATATTTATATACTTACCTGTTGATTTCCGTGCAAGGCTGAGACTCCTGCGGGAGAAGCGGGAAGCGGGAGACCCCACAGGCGCTTGCGCCGAGGAGTAGGTTTTTTCACGGCAGTGAAAATAACCTTCCTTTTTACCGCCCGCGGAAAGCGAAGCCTTGCACGGAAATCAACAGCAACCTTTAACATAGCCAAGTTTTTAGTACTAGAGTCCGTTTCATAATGTATCATTACTATACGAAAAACGAATAATTCTACAGCGTCATGCGCAAGAACATAATAATAGGAACGTTTATTAAGTTAGAGTGAAGTTTAGTTCGTTTTTCACTAAACGAACCGTAATTATGAAATTGATTCACTGAAAAAACAGTTA is drawn from Bacillus alkalisoli and contains these coding sequences:
- a CDS encoding glycoside hydrolase family 32 protein, with amino-acid sequence MTSKDDALKQQALAEVEKYKELVENDYYRLNYHIMPPVGLLNDPNGFIHWNGTYHLFYQWMPFKTGHGAKFWGHYTSTDLVQWTHEKIALAPSDWFDKNGCYSGCAISHQGELLLFYTGNVKDEEGNRETYQCLAVSKDGIRFEKKGPVVQLPTEAYTAHFRDPKVWKHDDKWYMVVGAQSHELEGKVALLKSENGTDWQHVGAIAGSNLNGLGEFGYMWECPDLFHLDDKDVLIVSPQGLKPEGYKYQNVFQAGYFLGKLEYQEANFEHGEFVELDRGFEFYAPQTTLDENGRRLLIGWMGVPEQQEDKHPTIENRWIHCMTLPRELKMVNDKLIQQPVEELALLRKSKLELQNVYAVDEMLELDGMSGDSYELFVELLENDYSFLEINVRDNVRLIYNREEKRFSMERVNFVTSQTEIRSCSLEELSLLTIYLDTSSIEVFVNGGEEVFTARMFPFESNRAIKVGAKGKLKMNVIKWDI
- a CDS encoding short-chain fatty acid transporter codes for the protein MKPIISFFNRLMQRYLPDPFLFVIILTFVVFGLGLIFTSSGPVDMVKHWGDGFWGLLAFSMQMVLVLVTGYVLASSPVFKKFLGALASTAKSPGSAIVIVTVVSLIASWINWGFGLVIGALFAKELAKKVENVDYRLLIASAYSGFIVWHGGFSGSIPLTIATEGHFSQDLIGVISTSETIFSTFNLILLAALFLVLPLMNRLLMPSKEDTVSVDRTLLEEASNLQAATIEKANMTPAERLENSYILSLTVSVMGLAFLFYYFANNGFSLNLNIVNFLFLFLGILFHWTPKNFLESVMNAVKGASGIIIQFPFYAGIMGMMTASGLAAVMSEAFVSISNEHTFHFFAFLSAGIVNFFVPSGGGQWAVQAPVMLEAAKAMDVSIAKTALAVSWGDAWTNLIQPFWALPALAIAGLKAKDIMGFCVILLFVSGAIISLAFLLL
- a CDS encoding BCCT family transporter, with the translated sequence MNLKNLGIVFWVSATIVAILVLIGALAPNAFGEISGRALDFTTYAFGWFYLLAVLFFVLFCLILAFTRYGRIRLGRDEDRPEFPFFTWIGMLFSAGFGVGLVFWGIAEPMSHYFTPPRDTVEPLTDVAARTAMHYSFFHWGVSQWSVFTVVGLAIGYFQFRKKEDGLISTTLKPVIGDREYIKKPIDILAVIATVMGVATSLGLGILQINGGLNVVFGIPNNAIVQLIIIFVLLLLYLSSTSTGLNRGIKYLSNLNLALAILLTAFVFIMGPTVFILNTFTLGIGDYISNFFNTSLRLTPYKGGTWVRDWTIFYWAWAIAWSPFVGAFIARVSRGRTIREFVLGVLIVPPLIALFWIAVFGGTALHFDLFGGTDIATTVNNDITSALFTTFAQLPFTFILSLLSILLILTFLITSADSATFILGTMTSNGSMNPPLFLRVIWGTLMASIAAVLLLSSGLEGLQTASLVAALPFTVILLGICHSLVKALNKERKEQKRAK
- the nfsA gene encoding oxygen-insensitive NADPH nitroreductase, whose product is MNEVINTLLAHRSIRKFEDKQLTKEQIETIVKSAQAASTSSFIQAYSIIGVSNKEKKQELAELAGNQSYVENSGHFFVFCADLHRHDVIAEMEGVDLSESLESTEKYMVSLIDASLAAQNAAIAAESMGLGICYIGGLRNNLEKVCEVLQTPNRVIPLFGLTVGYPAQDPGVKPRLPVSNVYHEETYEPNNEQFKEQLEAYNKEISQYYYERTNGMRNDKWTAQMASMLESPKRMYMKEFVEKKGFNKK
- a CDS encoding SRPBCC family protein, with translation MADLQDTVEINKPIEEVFSFFTHIENSLEVMSNVTKVTLLTEGPLQVGSKFEETRNIRGKEATAVIEVIELDAPNRYGVKSDSNGLTVTYHYYFRPTLDNTTKVSFEGKIKTSGLRMLLSKPVIRKILQKEDGEHLRTLKELLEKKADRE
- a CDS encoding sensor domain-containing diguanylate cyclase gives rise to the protein MELFVLLLSAITLASLFNMFRHFLPRIYQKLLINSGFLLFLLVPTYFLDIPPYAVLSVYILIVLSMAFYFHIIGALVSIIVGLLLGYNYGLPTSHLIELFIIYISILFLTYLLFRRIKQSKDLNENWISQLMKQSKQLHVYREIGTMMQQTSSLDKQLLTILTALTAGHGLGFNRAIIFLKVNEDDVLYGRMAVGPRTAEEGFHIWENIAAKKYQLTDLIEINNNETHTDLELNDIVQSLVIPLNNQHSSAYKAMKTRTPSIITENHVEDDFQQQMKLLFQMEEYAIVPLIHKGNEIGIVVIDNVVNKKPITLEDLEGVLPFANQAAVGIEQATMYEKMEQLAKRDGLTGLYNQRSLQQTLRLLFQDEQVSWPVSLIMIDIDFFKHFNDRNGHLLGNEVLIQLANLLQTTVGKGHSIYRFGGEELSIVMPKSNAEAAYELAEKIRHAVTTTRFPEGQHQPLGMLTISIGAACTEDLSTLSKDALISAADEALYAAKNNGKNRTVVFKGE
- the htpX gene encoding protease HtpX — its product is MGKRVFLFLLTNIMVLVTIGIVLSILGVGSYRTADGGIDLVTLLIFSAVIGFTGAFMSLLMSRWMAKKMMNVQVLNPDGSLSPRERKIVDMVHRMSRAAGITRMPEVGIYHSPEVNAFATGPSKNRSLVAVSSGLLDEMDEAAVEGVIAHEVAHIANGDMVTMTLLQGVVNTFVVFLARIAAWAVSRFAREDLAPIVHFIAVIVFQIAFSILGSIVVMAYSRYREFHADRGGADLAGKDKMVHALRSLKQYTNRITDEKDTAVATLKISGKKKGSLFSSHPDLDERIRRLEAK
- a CDS encoding DUF1836 domain-containing protein — encoded protein: MRQGWTRLQLANLLKVVIEKNNEEVLRVIQSIGTVSTDLQQKLINCLENNKLGFSMNDIATLGNQLECTTISETALKNWVKREMKEFIGSPEVGKKYSIQQAALLYIVKDLKTILDFEAIRPVLRLVFNNPKDRKDDLISPVKYLLAYSNLYEELVRKGEILTEDYIANEVKEYMKMYEHLSEKQQSNMESALMVSILSVRAAYIKAIAMNYVQEAPK